The Streptomyces racemochromogenes DNA segment GTCATCACCGACGCCGCGACGGGCGCCGAGCTGTACGCGTACGAGGCCATCGACACCGGGACCGGCACCAGCGGCTACTCCGGCACCGTGCCCCTCGCCACCACGCAGAGCGGGTCGGCGTACAGCCTGACCGACGGCGGGCGCGGCGGCCACAAGACCTACGACCTGGGCGGCGCCACCTCCACCGCGACCGGCACCCTCTTCACCGACGCCGACGACGCGTGGGGCGACGGCACCCCGGCCAACCGCCAGACCGCCGCCGTCGACGCCCACTACGGCGCGGCCGTCACCTGGGACTTCTACAAGAGCGAGCTCGGCCGCAACGGCATCGCCGGCGACGGCAAGGCCGCGTACTCCCGCGTCCACTACGGCAACGCCTACGTCAACGCGTTCTGGTCCGACAGCTGCTTCTGCATGACCTACGGGGACGGCGCGAACAACAAGAAGCCGCTCACCTCCCTGGACGTCGCCGGACACGAGATGAGCCACGGCCTGACCGCCGCCACCGCCAAGCTGAACTACAGCCGCGAGTCGGGCGGCCTCAACGAGGCCACCAGCGACATCCTCGGCACCTCGGTGGAGTTCTTCGCCAACAACGCCGCCGACCCCGGCGACTACCTCATCGGCGAGAAGATCGACATCCGCGGCAACGGCACCCCGCTGCGCTACATGGACAAGCCGAGCAAGGACGGCGCCTCCGCCGACTACTGGTCGAAGACCGTGGGCCGGCTCGACGTCCACAACTCCTCCGGCGTCGCCAACCACTTCTTCTACCTGCTCTCCGAGGGCAGCGGCGCCAAGACGGTCAACGGGGTGTCCTACGACTCCCCGACCTACGACGGCTCCACCGTCACCGGGATCGGCCGCACCAAGGCGTACAAGATCTGGTACAAGGCGCTCTCCACCTACATGACCTCCACGACCGACTACGCGGGGGCGCGCACCGCGACCCTGAAGGCGACGGCCGACCTGTACGGGGCCTCCGGCACCGAGTACCAGCAGGTGGCGGCCGCCTGGAAGGCCGTCAACGTCAACTGATCCCGGTCCCGTGCGGTGTCTTCTCCCAGCTGAACCGGGAGAAGACCAGCTGGTGCACCGCCCGCCAGGCCGCGAACCACCACAACACCGAGCAGAGCGGGGCGAGGAGCGCGTGCCACGGAGCACCGAGGCCCGCGCGCCTCGCCGCGGTGAAGGTGATGGCGGTCCAGGCCAGGACCGCCACGGCCTGCGCGGCCACGGACGGCAGCAGCAGGCCCGCTCCGACGGGCGACCAGGACAGGCCGCAGAGGCCGATCAGGGTCAGGGCGGCCAGCAGCGGCTGGACGAACGAGGTCACCGCGGCGCCCGCGACGACGCCGAGCAGGGTGAGCAGCCCCCGGGCGCCGAACCGGCGCACGGTCCGGCGGGGGCGGCGGGTGTGCACCACCGCCGTCAGCAGGAACCCCTTGAACCAGCGGGTGCGCTGGCGGACGTAGGGGCGGACGGCGCCGAGGGCCTCCTCCCAGGTGACCGAACCGATGGTCTCGGTGCGGTGGCCCAGGGCGGCGCAGCGCATGCCGAGGTCGGCGTCCTCGGTGACGTTCCAGGCGTCCCAGCCGCCGACGGCGCGCAGGGTGGCGGTGCGGAAGTGGTTGCTGGTCCCGCCGAGCGGGACCGGCATCCCCAGCCGTACCAGGCCGGGCAGTGCCAGGGTGAAGCGCAGGGCGTACTCCATGGCGAACTGCCGGGTCAGCCAGTTGTCCGCGGCGTTGTGGAAGAGCAGCTGCGCCTGCACGCAGGCCAGTTCCGCGCCGCGGGCGGCGAACCGGGCCGCGACGCGGCGCAGTTGGCCGGGGTCGGGCCGGTCCTCGGCGTCGAAGACCACCAGGAGTTCGCCGCGGGCCAGCAGCAGGCCCAGGTTCACCGAGCGCGGCTTGGTCTGCGGCGGACCCGGCGGAAGGCGGACGAGGCGGACGAACGGCGGCGGACCGGCGGCCAGCACGGCCCGGGCGGTCTCGGGGTCGTGGCGTTCCACCAGGACCAGCACCTCCAG contains these protein-coding regions:
- a CDS encoding M4 family metallopeptidase is translated as MSSTPTSRNRTRMLRTAAVVASAAMVAVAAQSGAASAAAEREAGATALTLSSAARTQAISAAQGEAAGTARAIGLSDEERLVARDVVKDADGTVHTRYERTYAGVPVLGGDLIVHQKKDGSRKTTKGTEARIAPAAARGLKPAPAGARQVVWAATGNPVFAYEAVVTGTQPDGTPSERHVITDAATGAELYAYEAIDTGTGTSGYSGTVPLATTQSGSAYSLTDGGRGGHKTYDLGGATSTATGTLFTDADDAWGDGTPANRQTAAVDAHYGAAVTWDFYKSELGRNGIAGDGKAAYSRVHYGNAYVNAFWSDSCFCMTYGDGANNKKPLTSLDVAGHEMSHGLTAATAKLNYSRESGGLNEATSDILGTSVEFFANNAADPGDYLIGEKIDIRGNGTPLRYMDKPSKDGASADYWSKTVGRLDVHNSSGVANHFFYLLSEGSGAKTVNGVSYDSPTYDGSTVTGIGRTKAYKIWYKALSTYMTSTTDYAGARTATLKATADLYGASGTEYQQVAAAWKAVNVN
- a CDS encoding glycosyltransferase encodes the protein MAETVGTDVAGELARAGAEEQDRILERRAAAVADLMADGFGRTHPEFAAKSGFARWQLAALAVVATAATAGLAAAPMAVLALLSAVVTAYSLLHAVVMRAGLGRGRTRAVADDAPLPDAELPFYTVLVPAYREAGVIGGLVRHLAALDYPPDRLEVLVLVERHDPETARAVLAAGPPPFVRLVRLPPGPPQTKPRSVNLGLLLARGELLVVFDAEDRPDPGQLRRVAARFAARGAELACVQAQLLFHNAADNWLTRQFAMEYALRFTLALPGLVRLGMPVPLGGTSNHFRTATLRAVGGWDAWNVTEDADLGMRCAALGHRTETIGSVTWEEALGAVRPYVRQRTRWFKGFLLTAVVHTRRPRRTVRRFGARGLLTLLGVVAGAAVTSFVQPLLAALTLIGLCGLSWSPVGAGLLLPSVAAQAVAVLAWTAITFTAARRAGLGAPWHALLAPLCSVLWWFAAWRAVHQLVFSRFSWEKTPHGTGIS